A DNA window from Kitasatospora atroaurantiaca contains the following coding sequences:
- a CDS encoding VOC family protein gives MTTFRGLATIRYHADDLAAARDWYTEVLGVEPYFERPEYIEFRLGDYLQEFGISRTPSAPAGVVAYWHVDDVDAVMARLLELGAKEHEPLRNYGDFRAGAALDPFGNILGVMHNPHYLELHTERE, from the coding sequence ATGACGACATTCCGCGGCCTCGCAACCATCCGTTACCACGCCGACGACCTGGCCGCCGCGCGTGACTGGTACACCGAAGTCCTGGGCGTGGAGCCGTACTTCGAACGGCCCGAGTACATCGAGTTCCGGCTCGGTGACTACCTGCAGGAGTTCGGCATCTCGCGCACTCCCTCCGCCCCGGCCGGCGTGGTCGCGTACTGGCACGTTGACGACGTCGACGCGGTGATGGCGCGGCTGCTGGAACTCGGCGCGAAGGAGCACGAGCCGCTGCGGAACTACGGCGACTTCCGGGCCGGAGCCGCGCTCGACCCGTTCGGCAACATCCTCGGCGTCATGCACAACCCTCACTACCTGGAGCTGCACACCGAACGCGAATGA
- a CDS encoding TROVE domain-containing protein, with protein MSRFNTRTARASGTSPVTTTGQTTRTHEGATGHLRDDKSELFLLAVSHKVTTDTFYENASDRDDRYQRLVRKLAAEDPAWTSAFLSWLRTAGNMRTAALVGAAEFTAERRLRKLDGYSRQVIASVLQRPDEPGEFLAYWTSHYGRNIPQPVKRGIEDALGRLYTERALLKYDTDSKGYRFGDVIELTHPSPSAVWQGDLFKHAIDRRHGRGDDIPESLQVLQTRAFLMTMPVGERRSFLALPNAPTVLKDAGMTWEAVAGWLQGPMDAVAWEAVIPSMGLMALVRNLRNFDQAGVSDEVAEQVASRIADPAEVARSRMFPFRFWAGYKHVPSLRWGHALEKALTASLANVPALPGRTLILVDRSPSMFPGYGYSTPNQSEIPLAEQAAVFGSALALRAAAPTLVEFGGKSREITVPKGGSVLRLVEAFGQDGGTDIPKAVKQHYAGHDRVVIVTDEQTRPGYLPSNMLSYGGMRETAIDDLIPKHVPVYMWNMAGYKPGAMPSGIANRHTLGGLSDVAFALIPLLDAGRNATWPWVSGR; from the coding sequence TTGTCCCGCTTCAATACCCGCACCGCCCGCGCATCCGGCACCTCGCCCGTGACCACCACCGGGCAGACCACCCGCACCCACGAGGGCGCGACCGGACACCTCCGCGACGACAAGTCGGAGCTCTTCCTCCTCGCCGTGTCCCACAAGGTCACGACCGACACCTTCTACGAGAACGCCAGCGACCGCGACGACCGGTACCAGCGGCTCGTCCGCAAGCTCGCCGCCGAGGACCCGGCATGGACCTCCGCCTTCCTCAGCTGGCTGCGCACCGCGGGAAACATGCGGACCGCCGCCCTCGTCGGCGCCGCCGAGTTCACCGCCGAGCGCCGCCTGCGCAAGCTCGACGGCTACTCCCGCCAGGTCATCGCCTCCGTGCTCCAGCGCCCTGACGAGCCCGGCGAGTTCCTCGCCTACTGGACCAGCCACTACGGCCGCAACATCCCGCAGCCCGTCAAGCGCGGCATCGAGGACGCCCTCGGCCGTCTCTACACCGAGCGCGCCCTGCTGAAGTACGACACCGACAGCAAGGGCTACCGGTTCGGCGACGTCATCGAGCTGACCCATCCCTCGCCCTCCGCCGTCTGGCAGGGCGACCTGTTCAAGCACGCCATCGACCGGCGGCACGGCCGCGGCGACGACATCCCCGAGTCCCTGCAGGTCCTCCAGACCCGCGCGTTCCTGATGACCATGCCCGTCGGCGAGCGCCGCTCGTTCCTCGCCCTGCCCAACGCGCCCACGGTGCTGAAGGACGCGGGCATGACCTGGGAAGCCGTGGCCGGCTGGCTGCAGGGCCCGATGGACGCAGTCGCGTGGGAGGCCGTCATCCCGTCAATGGGCCTGATGGCTCTCGTCCGCAACCTCCGCAACTTCGACCAGGCCGGGGTCTCCGACGAGGTCGCCGAGCAGGTCGCCTCCCGGATCGCGGACCCGGCAGAGGTCGCCCGGTCCCGCATGTTCCCGTTCCGCTTCTGGGCCGGGTACAAGCACGTCCCGTCGCTGCGCTGGGGCCACGCCCTAGAGAAGGCCCTCACCGCGTCCCTGGCCAACGTGCCCGCTCTGCCCGGCCGCACCCTGATCCTCGTCGACCGGTCCCCGTCGATGTTCCCCGGCTACGGCTACTCCACGCCGAACCAGTCGGAGATCCCCCTCGCCGAGCAGGCCGCCGTGTTCGGGTCCGCCCTCGCGCTGCGCGCCGCCGCCCCGACGCTGGTCGAGTTCGGCGGCAAGAGCCGCGAGATCACGGTGCCGAAGGGCGGCAGCGTGCTGCGCCTCGTTGAGGCTTTCGGCCAGGACGGCGGCACGGACATCCCGAAGGCCGTGAAGCAGCACTACGCGGGCCACGACCGGGTTGTCATCGTCACCGACGAGCAGACCCGGCCCGGCTACCTGCCGTCCAACATGCTCTCGTACGGCGGGATGCGCGAGACTGCGATCGACGACCTGATCCCCAAGCACGTCCCGGTCTACATGTGGAACATGGCGGGCTACAAGCCGGGCGCCATGCCGTCCGGCATCGCGAACCGGCACACCCTGGGCGGGCTCAGCGACGTCGCGTTCGCCCTGATCCCGCTGCTCGACGCCGGCCGCAACGCGACCTGGCCGTGGGTGTCTGGTCGGTGA